The Calditerrivibrio nitroreducens DSM 19672 genome window below encodes:
- a CDS encoding DUF438 domain-containing protein, translating into MNDGDILDYIKNIDEIDNFDVIDGFHKVLEYGYQLEKIKVAVNKVLNLCYNTLVQKIHHNYEEDSVFSHLKKFNEEVKERLRNIKSIVKEIKSEEELSKFKNKLLDDFNALSKIDNYYKVKENILFPAIEKHYPNYNCLKIMWSEQDDVRKNLKKMLDLLKTDNLDIKYFHQIVGRIFFDINSLIFREDYILYPAMDEVLEQDVQIKILKDIGDSNLIKIDYNFDMFEEKSLQQGRVLDLGTGELTLEQIKLIFNHLPVDITYIDENDEVRYFSTPKDRTFVRTKSVIGRKVQNCHPHESVGVVNKIIESFKKGEKSHAFFWIPFKNKFLFIQYYAVVNEKGEYKGIVEVTQDISEIQKITGVKRLLDW; encoded by the coding sequence ATGAATGATGGGGATATTTTAGACTATATAAAAAATATCGATGAGATTGATAATTTTGACGTAATCGATGGTTTTCATAAAGTTTTAGAATATGGTTATCAACTTGAAAAGATCAAAGTTGCGGTTAATAAAGTATTGAATCTTTGCTATAACACACTCGTACAAAAAATTCATCATAATTACGAAGAAGATTCTGTTTTCAGTCATCTAAAAAAATTTAATGAAGAGGTAAAAGAAAGATTAAGAAATATAAAATCGATTGTTAAAGAGATTAAATCTGAAGAAGAACTGAGCAAATTTAAAAACAAATTATTGGATGATTTTAATGCTTTATCAAAAATTGATAACTATTACAAAGTGAAAGAAAATATCTTATTTCCAGCAATCGAGAAACATTATCCTAATTATAACTGTCTAAAAATTATGTGGTCGGAACAGGACGACGTAAGAAAAAATTTGAAAAAGATGCTGGATCTTCTCAAAACAGATAATTTGGATATCAAATATTTTCATCAGATCGTGGGAAGAATCTTTTTTGACATCAATTCACTGATATTCAGGGAGGATTATATTCTTTACCCAGCTATGGATGAAGTTTTAGAACAGGATGTGCAGATAAAAATCTTAAAAGATATTGGGGACTCAAACCTTATAAAAATAGATTATAACTTTGATATGTTTGAAGAAAAGAGTTTACAGCAGGGAAGAGTTTTAGATTTAGGTACAGGGGAATTAACTTTAGAGCAGATAAAACTAATCTTCAATCATCTACCTGTGGATATCACATACATAGATGAAAATGATGAGGTGAGATACTTTTCGACCCCTAAGGATAGAACATTTGTGCGGACAAAATCTGTCATTGGAAGAAAAGTTCAGAATTGTCATCCTCATGAAAGTGTGGGCGTGGTAAATAAAATAATCGAAAGCTTTAAAAAGGGTGAAAAAAGTCATGCTTTTTTCTGGATCCCTTTTAAAAATAAATTTCTCTTTATTCAATACTACGCAGTGGTAAATGAAAAGGGTGAATATAAAGGTATTGTGGAGGTCACCCAGGATATTTCAGAAATACAGAAGATTACCGGGGTAAAAAGGCTCCTTGATTGGTGA
- a CDS encoding PAS domain S-box protein, protein MENCFDVISDKDGFIVDVGGEFERIFGFSREEAVGQPLDIIIQENLREKMLAWLL, encoded by the coding sequence ATGGAAAATTGTTTCGATGTTATTTCAGATAAAGATGGTTTTATTGTTGATGTTGGTGGTGAATTTGAGAGAATTTTTGGTTTTAGCAGAGAGGAGGCAGTAGGGCAGCCCCTTGATATCATAATCCAGGAGAATCTAAGAGAAAAGATGTTGGCATGGTTATTGTAG
- the ispD gene encoding 2-C-methyl-D-erythritol 4-phosphate cytidylyltransferase, which produces MSSLSIIVPAGGVGSRFSSEEKKQFYQLGGKPILYYTLLRLKNVDSLELIIGAAEEDFSRIEEIVEEVGIKNYILSPSGRERQDTVYNALLRASGDYVLIHDAARPFLSKIILDRCMENYVDYPGMICGVRVKDTAKLINDDRIEQTIDRKRLILVHTPQIFNRKILLKCMSEIVSRGVHITDEAMALEYFGYEVGFVESEWYNLKITTKDDLHIADYILNNFDMLAGV; this is translated from the coding sequence ATGAGTAGTTTGAGTATTATTGTCCCTGCGGGTGGAGTTGGTAGCAGATTTTCTTCAGAGGAAAAGAAACAGTTTTATCAATTGGGTGGAAAACCGATTCTCTACTATACATTGCTTAGGTTGAAGAACGTTGATTCTCTGGAATTGATAATTGGAGCGGCTGAAGAGGATTTTTCAAGAATAGAAGAGATAGTGGAGGAGGTGGGGATTAAAAATTATATATTATCCCCTTCCGGAAGAGAAAGACAGGATACAGTGTACAATGCACTTCTGAGGGCTTCTGGGGATTATGTCCTTATTCATGATGCCGCAAGACCATTTTTATCAAAAATCATACTTGATAGATGTATGGAAAATTATGTGGATTATCCTGGTATGATATGTGGTGTAAGAGTAAAAGATACAGCTAAGCTGATTAATGATGATAGGATTGAGCAAACCATTGATAGAAAAAGACTTATTCTTGTACATACACCACAGATTTTTAATAGAAAAATTCTTTTAAAATGTATGAGCGAAATTGTATCCCGTGGAGTTCATATAACGGATGAGGCGATGGCACTTGAGTATTTTGGGTATGAAGTGGGGTTTGTGGAGTCTGAATGGTATAATTTAAAAATAACAACGAAGGATGATTTGCACATTGCGGATTATATTTTAAACAACTTTGATATGCTGGCGGGAGTTTGA
- a CDS encoding PIN/TRAM domain-containing protein → MWKFRLIYSIVILTAFIFLRNQLGIDINYAVVYGLGVILLINIIEILISDLKSTKIIGGFIGGLLFLLISFLLTKAFETFFLSDPVKLGFNFIMGYIGIFIGYKNHILIDYLFQKWSRKDKGFKTKIIEIPKILDTSSIIDGRIYDIIMANFIESKIIIPSFVLKELQNIADSHDHFRRQKGKRGLDILKKIQDQKINAVEVVNDEYAEYNTVDEKLIACTKNLNGKLVTTDYNLVKVAEIHGVVCMNINQLALALRQTLFPQDEFKITIQKEGKEPGQGVGYLDDGTLVVVENGRPFIGKTVDVVVSSILQSESGRIVFVKLKNI, encoded by the coding sequence ATGTGGAAATTTAGGTTAATTTATTCTATTGTGATTCTTACTGCTTTTATTTTTTTGAGAAACCAACTGGGGATAGATATCAATTATGCTGTTGTTTATGGTCTGGGGGTTATTTTATTGATTAATATCATCGAAATATTGATATCTGATCTTAAAAGTACCAAAATAATTGGTGGCTTTATTGGTGGTCTTTTATTTTTGCTTATATCGTTTTTGCTCACAAAAGCTTTTGAAACTTTTTTCCTTTCTGATCCAGTGAAGCTTGGCTTCAACTTCATTATGGGTTATATAGGAATATTTATTGGTTACAAAAATCATATCTTAATCGACTACCTTTTTCAGAAGTGGTCAAGGAAGGATAAGGGATTCAAAACGAAGATTATTGAGATTCCAAAAATTCTTGATACTTCATCTATAATAGATGGTCGTATTTATGACATCATAATGGCAAATTTTATAGAGTCAAAGATTATAATCCCTTCTTTTGTCCTGAAAGAGCTCCAGAACATTGCAGATTCCCACGATCATTTCAGAAGGCAAAAAGGTAAAAGGGGGCTTGATATATTAAAAAAGATACAGGATCAGAAGATAAATGCTGTTGAGGTTGTAAATGATGAATATGCTGAATATAACACGGTGGATGAAAAATTGATTGCATGTACCAAAAATTTAAATGGCAAACTTGTAACTACTGATTATAACCTTGTTAAGGTAGCTGAGATTCATGGTGTTGTCTGTATGAATATAAATCAGCTTGCATTGGCATTGAGACAAACTCTGTTTCCTCAGGATGAGTTTAAAATTACCATTCAAAAGGAGGGTAAAGAGCCTGGACAGGGGGTTGGATATCTTGATGACGGTACCCTTGTGGTTGTGGAGAATGGAAGACCATTTATAGGTAAAACAGTTGATGTGGTTGTAAGCTCGATTTTACAGAGTGAGTCTGGTAGGATAGTTTTTGTCAAGTTAAAGAATATATGA
- a CDS encoding YggT family protein → MSFINIILKFYIIVLIFRSIFTSQELYFNPFGKMVASLTEPIFSNLFKGKSKAVTDKYIPFMIIFIIFLQFLVNVLGNFSFASIILLDTILDNLSFLSVFFIISIILGAGIGIQTYYSIYFYRIGLPWIKFTRKFINIQDNRIVFPAIILMIFIYGVVIVGLNAILNFIYRGDLFLTGALVKFLSGSVNIIDSLLSYLFWLIVIRALISWVSPDPRNPFVQIVYSLTEPILAPFRRIIPPLGFLDLSAFVVLIIIEIIRNLLLRIYI, encoded by the coding sequence ATGTCTTTTATAAATATTATTTTAAAATTTTACATAATTGTCTTGATTTTTAGGTCTATATTTACATCACAGGAGCTTTATTTTAACCCTTTTGGTAAAATGGTGGCTTCTTTAACGGAGCCGATTTTTTCTAATCTTTTTAAAGGTAAAAGTAAAGCTGTTACTGATAAATATATCCCTTTTATGATAATTTTCATCATTTTCTTGCAATTTTTAGTAAATGTGTTAGGGAATTTTTCTTTTGCTTCCATTATCTTACTGGATACTATTCTGGATAATTTAAGTTTTCTATCTGTATTTTTCATTATATCCATCATATTAGGGGCAGGTATAGGGATTCAAACGTATTATTCCATATATTTTTATAGGATTGGCTTACCATGGATAAAATTTACGAGAAAATTTATTAATATTCAGGATAACAGGATAGTTTTTCCGGCGATTATCCTTATGATATTTATTTATGGGGTCGTAATAGTAGGTTTGAATGCCATTTTAAACTTTATTTACAGAGGGGATCTCTTTTTAACAGGTGCTCTGGTAAAATTTCTTTCAGGTAGTGTTAACATAATCGATTCATTACTTTCTTACCTTTTCTGGCTTATTGTTATAAGAGCTTTGATCTCCTGGGTGAGTCCTGATCCGAGGAATCCATTTGTGCAAATTGTATATTCACTTACAGAGCCGATACTTGCGCCATTTAGGAGAATAATTCCACCTCTGGGCTTTCTGGATCTCTCCGCCTTTGTGGTGCTTATAATTATAGAGATTATCAGGAATCTACTTTTAAGAATATATATTTAA
- a CDS encoding YggS family pyridoxal phosphate-dependent enzyme, which produces MIGDRIRYITEKMHRAAVKSGRRLDDITLVAVSKTFPVERIIDAYRYGLRIFGESRLQEASGKIEHLKSFPDIKFHMIGHVQTNKIRMLKDYFSLIHSVDSLHLAEKMNSYFYSIHRVQDILIQVNLVNEPQKYGVKIEEFDEMMEKMKDFTCLRVRGLMFIPPFYDDPEMNRDNFRKMKALFDETREKYRKFKEFDILSMGMSDDFEIAIEEGANMVRIGSAIFGERG; this is translated from the coding sequence ATGATAGGTGATAGAATAAGATATATTACTGAAAAGATGCATAGAGCAGCTGTCAAATCGGGTAGAAGATTGGATGATATTACACTTGTGGCGGTGAGCAAAACATTTCCTGTTGAAAGAATAATTGATGCCTATAGATACGGTTTGAGAATTTTTGGAGAGAGCCGTTTACAGGAAGCTTCGGGTAAGATTGAACATTTAAAATCATTCCCCGATATCAAATTTCATATGATAGGGCATGTACAGACGAACAAAATCAGGATGCTGAAGGATTATTTCAGTCTTATTCACTCTGTTGATAGTTTGCATTTAGCCGAAAAGATGAATAGCTATTTTTACTCAATTCATAGGGTACAGGATATTCTTATCCAGGTTAATCTTGTCAATGAACCCCAGAAGTATGGTGTGAAGATCGAGGAGTTTGACGAAATGATGGAAAAGATGAAGGATTTCACCTGTTTACGAGTCAGGGGGCTTATGTTTATCCCACCGTTTTATGATGATCCAGAGATGAATAGAGATAATTTTAGAAAGATGAAAGCATTGTTTGATGAAACAAGGGAAAAGTATCGGAAATTCAAAGAATTTGATATTCTGTCGATGGGGATGAGTGATGATTTTGAGATTGCGATAGAAGAGGGGGCTAATATGGTTAGAATAGGTTCTGCAATTTTTGGAGAAAGGGGTTAG
- a CDS encoding polyphenol oxidase family protein → MLAAYKKLMIIKPDMVAPGIFQAFTTRFSGYSTGNYNSFNLGYYTSDENVDKNYERLKSIFGFRNIKILKQIHSAKIIVLDNYDFAIEEGDGIFTSLNGVITGIQTADCWTVQLIGESYVANLHCGWRGIFLGIIENANELFCKHGDKVRTAYVGPGICGKCYEVGEELVEKFSRISRSNFYLIKDGRYHLDLKEIIIEKLKNLDIINIEILNYCSFCKDYLYSYRRDNGDTGRMLSLLGKL, encoded by the coding sequence GTGCTTGCAGCTTATAAAAAATTGATGATTATAAAGCCTGATATGGTAGCTCCGGGGATTTTTCAGGCATTTACCACGAGGTTCTCAGGCTACAGCACTGGTAATTATAATTCTTTTAATCTTGGATACTACACTTCAGATGAAAATGTTGATAAAAATTATGAGAGATTAAAATCTATTTTTGGTTTTAGAAATATCAAGATATTAAAGCAGATACATTCAGCAAAGATAATAGTACTTGATAATTATGACTTCGCAATAGAAGAGGGGGATGGTATTTTTACTTCTTTAAATGGGGTAATTACAGGTATTCAGACGGCGGATTGTTGGACAGTTCAACTTATAGGAGAGAGCTACGTGGCAAATCTGCATTGTGGTTGGAGGGGGATTTTTCTGGGGATAATTGAGAATGCAAATGAACTTTTTTGCAAACATGGGGATAAAGTTAGAACAGCTTATGTGGGACCAGGTATATGCGGCAAATGTTATGAGGTAGGGGAGGAGTTAGTTGAAAAATTCTCCCGGATATCGAGATCAAATTTTTATTTGATAAAAGATGGTAGATACCATCTCGATTTAAAAGAAATCATAATTGAAAAACTAAAAAATCTTGATATTATCAATATTGAGATTTTAAATTATTGCAGTTTTTGTAAAGATTATTTATACTCTTATAGAAGGGATAATGGTGATACAGGTAGAATGCTTTCTTTGTTGGGTAAGTTATGA
- a CDS encoding radical SAM protein: protein MMEKWKVIEYYRDIARREGVKKPTGRVKIALIYPNVYEIASQNLGFQFVYKLFNETDGIACERFVLDFYEDNLSIENQRFLREFDIIAVSINFEEDVLNLVKFLHSQKIPILSRDRGSDYPPIIAGGALTVINPQILIDIVDIILCGDFRPIYESTKSIFTDYQDKNRFIDVLKQFNFSVYSGQNRLAKPAIDYSCEPIFSTIKSCKGDFSDLFLVEASRGCRFSCRFCTTGYNLRPYRKVDIDKIKEIIENESFSDNIGIISAAFGDIDGLDNLLSWMIQKRLKISVSSLRIDSLKKEMLEKLKLLGVRSITIAEEVVSEKLKKLIKKNITEHQIYDVVEKVAEAGIENLKLYYIFCLPGEGVDDVSSMVKRIKNIGEIFRAVQRDRHNRLGKIKVSINVFNPKPFTPMQYFPLVREDEYNEKLKILSELKKIPNLKFDIMPYKDAVIQSILAKAQKNIYELYICYINNDFNLKKALKNFDYSYIYLSHDKYPWEDLVEPIFPIENIKMEYERCLQLIKN, encoded by the coding sequence GGGTCAAGAAACCGACTGGTAGGGTGAAGATTGCACTCATTTACCCAAATGTTTACGAGATAGCTTCCCAGAATTTAGGTTTTCAGTTTGTCTATAAGCTCTTTAATGAAACAGATGGGATTGCATGTGAAAGGTTTGTTCTCGATTTCTATGAAGATAACCTTTCAATAGAAAATCAGAGATTTTTGAGGGAATTTGATATAATTGCTGTTAGTATAAATTTTGAAGAGGATGTTTTAAATTTAGTAAAATTTCTGCATTCCCAGAAGATTCCTATATTAAGCAGAGACAGAGGTTCTGATTATCCACCTATAATCGCCGGTGGTGCCCTTACCGTTATAAATCCACAGATACTTATCGATATTGTGGATATCATCCTTTGTGGAGATTTTAGACCTATTTATGAATCCACCAAATCGATTTTTACCGATTATCAGGATAAAAATAGATTTATAGATGTTTTGAAGCAGTTTAATTTCTCCGTCTATTCTGGCCAGAATAGATTGGCAAAACCGGCTATAGATTATTCCTGTGAACCTATATTTTCCACAATTAAGAGTTGTAAAGGTGACTTTAGCGATCTCTTTCTGGTGGAGGCTTCCAGGGGATGTAGGTTTAGTTGTAGATTTTGCACGACAGGTTACAATTTAAGACCATATAGAAAAGTAGATATAGATAAAATTAAAGAAATTATTGAAAATGAAAGTTTTTCCGATAATATAGGGATAATCAGCGCTGCTTTTGGTGATATAGACGGGCTTGATAATCTGCTAAGCTGGATGATTCAAAAAAGATTAAAAATCTCAGTTTCTTCTCTGAGAATAGATTCTCTTAAGAAAGAGATGCTGGAAAAACTGAAACTTCTGGGGGTAAGATCGATTACCATTGCGGAAGAGGTGGTATCCGAAAAACTGAAAAAGCTTATTAAAAAAAATATAACAGAACATCAGATTTACGATGTGGTTGAAAAAGTGGCGGAAGCTGGTATAGAAAATCTCAAATTGTACTACATCTTTTGTTTGCCCGGAGAAGGGGTGGATGACGTATCATCTATGGTGAAAAGGATAAAAAATATCGGTGAGATATTCAGAGCTGTGCAGAGGGATCGTCATAACAGATTGGGTAAGATAAAGGTGTCCATTAATGTTTTTAATCCCAAACCTTTTACACCAATGCAATATTTCCCATTGGTGAGAGAGGATGAGTACAATGAAAAACTTAAGATTTTGTCGGAGCTGAAAAAGATTCCAAATTTAAAGTTTGACATTATGCCTTATAAAGATGCAGTCATCCAATCGATCCTTGCAAAAGCTCAGAAGAATATATATGAACTTTACATTTGTTACATTAATAACGATTTCAACCTGAAGAAGGCTTTAAAAAATTTCGATTATTCATATATTTATCTTAGTCACGATAAATACCCATGGGAAGATCTTGTTGAGCCAATTTTCCCTATAGAGAATATAAAAATGGAGTATGAAAGGTGCTTGCAGCTTATAAAAAATTGA